One Tolypothrix bouteillei VB521301 DNA window includes the following coding sequences:
- a CDS encoding apolipoprotein A1/A4/E domain-containing protein, producing the protein MFASAFIAFKSCYLQGLAQIPVVDEVLTPEEVSVAFSGPKFLVALLAGVFMAFAFQLLLTNFSVAVGISSLGTDSYTDDESGTSGSTIRKIETSVGLWAIATATIALFSACFLAVKLSLIESASLGAIIGVVIWSAYFSLIMWLGSKAVGSLIGSVASTVTSGLQGIMGTATAALGANAAKNQIVSTAEEISAVVRRELVSGLNTDTIRNTLQNSLTSIQPSKLDVKEIRSQFDKLLKDADLRSLADSDLLKNINRQTFVDLISSRTDFSKEDVNRIADQLQNAWNQVLARQNPTEQVIRLIQQATPEELQSERLGEKVQQLATVGGGNGKQSNGIVKQALEVGLGVTLPAVLKQVDLSQLDVEQVSQQLQQMREKVRDVDVEKITQQLQQLKDQATHQAEKLGGAVAERLPASVNNTIKADVEEYILNSFPWHFNRITIQDEFKEVIYDRDANPSSVRRQLEELNQEYLTNLLQQRGDLSEVRIKEISELLQSTKNEVLETVKQAEAREQPQNVRTRLEDYLRSTNKEELKPERIGQNLTKLLEDPKGSFEDVKEQFSQIDRDTLVSFLAVRSDLNEEEANNIVSQFEQTRDNLLNRAGELQEQAKAKADEFRQRVEDYLRNTHKEELNPEGIKRDLKTLLDNPEVGISALRARLSQFDRDTLVKLLSQRQDLTEEQINHAIDSVQQGIDNIVKAPRRLTNRATQGVVEFEANLENYLRNTNKEELNPEAIKRDLQLLLSSPRAGVSSLGERISKFDRSTLVSLLSQREDISPEEANKIVDRIESVRDSIVEQYQQVQKRVQSIVDGVFEKVRNYLNSLNCPELNYDSIQQDFAKLFDSPQEGFEAIRDRLSQFDRDTLVALISSREDISEEQANQIVNRIEAARDSVLNQAERIQQETQKRLDAIKEQAKKQAVETKKVVAGAAWWLFNTASISLAASAVAGALAVSGFNLFG; encoded by the coding sequence ATGTTTGCAAGTGCATTCATTGCATTTAAATCCTGCTATCTACAAGGATTGGCACAAATTCCCGTAGTTGACGAAGTATTAACTCCAGAAGAAGTATCAGTTGCTTTTTCTGGCCCTAAATTTTTGGTAGCATTGCTTGCAGGCGTATTTATGGCATTTGCTTTCCAACTTCTGTTAACTAACTTTTCAGTAGCGGTGGGAATTTCATCTTTGGGAACTGATTCTTATACCGATGATGAGTCAGGAACCTCAGGTAGTACAATTCGTAAAATTGAAACATCTGTTGGTCTTTGGGCGATCGCAACCGCAACTATCGCATTATTTAGCGCCTGTTTTTTAGCAGTGAAACTCAGCCTAATTGAAAGTGCGTCCTTGGGAGCGATTATTGGTGTCGTCATCTGGTCTGCTTATTTCTCACTCATTATGTGGCTTGGTTCAAAAGCAGTAGGTTCTTTAATTGGCTCTGTTGCGAGCACTGTCACATCTGGCTTACAAGGAATAATGGGTACAGCCACTGCTGCTTTAGGTGCAAATGCTGCTAAAAATCAAATAGTTTCCACTGCAGAAGAAATTAGTGCTGTTGTTCGTCGCGAGCTTGTATCGGGACTTAACACCGATACTATTAGAAATACATTGCAAAATTCTTTAACTTCTATACAACCGTCAAAACTAGATGTTAAAGAAATTCGATCGCAATTTGACAAGCTACTAAAGGATGCAGATTTGCGATCGCTTGCTGATAGCGACCTACTGAAAAATATAAATCGTCAAACATTCGTCGATTTAATTAGCAGTCGTACAGACTTTTCCAAAGAAGATGTTAATCGTATCGCCGACCAATTACAAAATGCTTGGAACCAAGTTTTGGCTAGGCAAAATCCTACAGAACAAGTCATTCGTTTAATTCAACAAGCAACACCGGAAGAACTACAATCCGAACGTTTAGGAGAGAAAGTTCAGCAATTGGCAACAGTTGGAGGTGGAAATGGCAAACAAAGCAATGGAATAGTCAAACAAGCTCTAGAAGTTGGCTTAGGTGTCACTTTACCTGCTGTGTTAAAACAAGTAGACTTGTCTCAATTGGATGTAGAACAAGTCAGTCAACAACTACAACAGATGAGAGAAAAAGTTCGGGATGTAGATGTAGAGAAAATCACACAACAGTTGCAACAACTTAAAGACCAAGCGACTCACCAAGCTGAAAAACTTGGCGGTGCTGTAGCTGAAAGATTACCTGCATCTGTAAATAATACAATTAAAGCAGATGTAGAAGAATACATACTGAATTCCTTTCCCTGGCATTTCAATCGCATTACCATTCAAGATGAATTCAAAGAAGTTATCTACGATCGCGATGCAAATCCTTCAAGTGTAAGACGACAATTGGAAGAACTCAACCAAGAGTATCTCACCAACTTATTGCAACAGCGGGGAGATTTGAGCGAAGTAAGGATTAAGGAAATTAGTGAATTACTTCAAAGCACCAAAAACGAGGTTTTAGAAACTGTCAAGCAGGCGGAAGCACGAGAACAACCGCAAAATGTCCGCACCCGTTTAGAAGATTATTTGCGATCGACTAACAAAGAAGAACTCAAACCAGAACGAATTGGGCAAAACTTAACAAAGCTACTAGAAGATCCGAAAGGTAGTTTTGAGGATGTGAAAGAGCAATTTTCACAAATCGATCGCGATACCTTAGTAAGTTTCTTAGCAGTACGCTCCGATTTGAACGAAGAAGAAGCGAATAATATTGTCAGTCAATTTGAACAGACTCGCGATAATCTTTTAAATCGCGCTGGCGAACTGCAAGAGCAAGCGAAGGCTAAAGCCGACGAATTCAGACAAAGAGTAGAAGATTATTTGCGAAATACTCACAAAGAAGAACTCAACCCTGAAGGCATCAAACGCGACTTGAAAACATTGCTAGACAATCCGGAAGTAGGTATCTCTGCTCTTAGGGCAAGATTATCACAATTCGATCGCGATACTTTAGTGAAGTTACTCAGTCAGCGTCAAGATTTGACTGAAGAACAAATTAATCATGCTATTGACTCAGTACAACAAGGCATTGACAACATTGTTAAAGCACCTAGACGCTTGACAAACCGTGCAACACAAGGAGTTGTAGAGTTTGAAGCAAATTTAGAGAACTATTTGCGTAACACTAATAAAGAAGAACTGAATCCAGAAGCTATCAAACGAGATTTGCAACTGTTGCTATCTTCTCCTCGTGCGGGAGTCTCTTCTTTAGGAGAACGCATTTCTAAATTCGATCGCTCTACACTTGTCAGCTTACTGTCCCAACGCGAGGATATCTCCCCTGAAGAAGCGAACAAAATCGTCGATCGCATAGAATCCGTTCGTGACTCGATTGTCGAACAGTATCAGCAAGTCCAGAAAAGAGTGCAATCGATCGTTGATGGAGTTTTTGAGAAAGTTCGCAACTATCTCAATTCACTGAACTGTCCCGAACTGAATTATGACAGCATACAACAAGACTTTGCCAAATTATTCGACTCTCCACAAGAAGGGTTTGAGGCTATACGCGATCGCCTTTCACAATTTGATCGCGATACTTTAGTTGCTCTCATTAGTTCTCGCGAAGATATTTCAGAAGAACAAGCCAACCAGATTGTTAACCGCATCGAAGCCGCACGGGATAGCGTATTAAATCAAGCCGAACGCATTCAACAAGAAACTCAAAAACGGTTAGACGCAATCAAAGAGCAAGCTAAAAAGCAAGCAGTGGAAACCAAAAAAGTTGTTGCAGGTGCAGCTTGGTGGTTGTTTAACACAGCTAGCATCTCTCTAGCGGCTTCAGCAGTGGCTGGTGCTTTAGCTGTATCGGGATTTAATCTATTTGGTTGA
- a CDS encoding HigA family addiction module antitoxin, producing MPIYLEERDWTQAQLAERLGYTTKHISLLINGKAAINEETALKLERVLGSTPAFWLRYEAQYRAALAKKEEENRFKGWTS from the coding sequence TTGCCGATCTATTTAGAGGAGCGCGATTGGACGCAAGCACAATTAGCAGAGCGTTTGGGCTACACCACGAAACATATCAGTTTGCTTATCAATGGCAAAGCAGCGATTAATGAAGAAACAGCCCTGAAGCTAGAACGAGTTTTGGGTAGTACACCAGCATTCTGGCTCAGATATGAAGCCCAATATCGCGCTGCTTTGGCAAAGAAGGAAGAAGAAAACCGCTTCAAGGGATGGACATCTTAG
- a CDS encoding caspase family protein, with protein sequence MMKQYAVIIGINDYRERPLKTAVNDVKKIASILQEDYGYEVKEILDKDANLARLQNLLSELKQQQFPGTTTKIQSDDRFLFYFAGHGKANNAPEGEMRPEGFLIPQDANLLDTDNQKFLSMKDLHDALENLPCRHVLVILDCCFSGSFKWASKRPWYQKSSYKMYHELYQRFLNSFAQQVITSTAHNEEAADVISLGNRGEDKNQKIGSHSPFAYRLIEGLTIDNDRAKADSSKSGVLLARELHTYILERMHIPKHQQTPGLFEMNKHDKGEYLFVIKGFTPQKLPDAIELNEHTNPYKGLRSFEVKKEDTKRFFGRTELINQLADIVEKQTFTIVLGDSGSGKSSLVQAGLIPKLCPQEIGETPNLSSNNHNWIYLGSMRPGDSPFQALYKILDPQSSTSTTQQAETQNKFVQFFENLLIGLNLKQNNSANVHSSQPPSMHRALEAFNVLKDRLKAKSQQDHNSKMILVIDQFEELITFSKKEEKKKKDETEQDKFISQLSKIIGNKDYSEYLRVVLTLRSDFEPQFKEKEGLKDYWSENSQFWVTPMDRQQLREAIEEPAAQKVVFFESPELIDKLINEVADTPGALPLLSFTLSEIYHKYLESAREDRTLTKDDYNSLGSVRSSITKKATEVYNNLCEKKEKGEEINENMIRYIMLRMVSVEGNELARRRVRKEELIYPKSVNKYVDLVINEFVNARLLITGLDANNKECVEPAHDELVRGWSQLQQWLNQEKKEHLAIQRRLTDAAFDWKEKQRKSQLLWNGSPYLEVLKKEVLNDETHNWLNQLETEFVKSSIRQKHLNTNLRRVVVIGVIGLITLAGIFGRNKEIEQIRALTASANTDLSVNRELNALISSLQAGKKLKQSRLLQFFQPDTQLQNTLNLTLQKAVERVKERNILVLSPDEIDKNDIKVIFSSDEELLAIVKKPYSEDGNTVLDSTVDLWSRSGKHLQKSFKIPKLLDVSFSSNSQQLVAISTDNTISWWDLESNQKSQSHTLFNTKSPIFKSVVEKGLSSANVMIDSNNRLLVSVQEENSIVRLFDFKQGNLLAKFNKPNAPGSEYYAAFSLNGELQATISNSGTVSLWDSKGKKLDDIGGCRILVQDSTPMTNVSISPDGKLLATAAFENGNGIICLWNLKSKQLIKFRGNQGLINSVSFSPDSKQLATIGRDGTIRLWEGWEGQPLVAVKGQNTVTSVSLSPDNKLIATGEEEGTVRLWNWKLQQKPIREFPLQNSGQIWGLIFSSDGNLLATGKEDGTISLWDLRKSNNQQPLARFTGPALSVGSASFARDPLWTFGFNKDNNLLATVDSHTSNNAIVYPWNGQTPQNPTILSRNLPEYDVNKIRSVSFNPNSSLLVTGDSHGEISFWDWKNKQKLPTKFKEHRDGVNSVIFSHDGSMLATAGNDGIARLWLDLVNYKFLELKGHIYGINQVIFNSKNNLVATAGRDGTVRLWNLNGQQLAEYQIDQSNRDYWVTSISFSPDGKQLAAVGQDTTRGSWQAKMWQVEGLDELMVRGCNWVRSYLENNPNVKNGDRKLCNDIPDKRS encoded by the coding sequence ATGATGAAACAATATGCAGTCATTATTGGTATTAATGATTACCGTGAACGTCCTTTAAAAACTGCGGTTAATGATGTAAAAAAAATTGCGTCTATCTTACAAGAAGACTACGGCTATGAAGTTAAAGAGATTTTAGATAAAGACGCGAATTTGGCAAGACTGCAAAATCTACTTTCAGAACTTAAACAACAACAATTCCCTGGTACTACAACAAAAATTCAGTCTGACGATCGTTTTTTATTTTATTTTGCTGGACATGGTAAGGCTAATAATGCGCCAGAAGGAGAGATGCGTCCAGAAGGTTTTCTCATACCTCAAGATGCCAATCTTTTAGATACAGATAATCAAAAATTTTTATCAATGAAAGATTTGCATGATGCTTTGGAAAATTTACCATGTCGTCATGTGCTAGTCATCCTTGACTGCTGCTTTTCTGGTTCTTTCAAGTGGGCATCTAAAAGACCTTGGTATCAAAAAAGTTCTTATAAAATGTATCACGAACTTTATCAGCGTTTTCTTAATAGTTTTGCTCAACAAGTAATTACTTCAACTGCTCATAATGAAGAGGCAGCAGATGTAATCAGTCTTGGAAATCGTGGGGAAGATAAAAATCAGAAAATAGGCTCTCATTCTCCTTTTGCTTATCGATTAATTGAAGGATTAACAATTGATAACGATAGAGCTAAGGCAGATTCTTCAAAAAGCGGTGTACTTCTTGCAAGGGAGTTACATACATATATTCTTGAACGAATGCATATACCTAAACATCAGCAAACACCTGGTTTGTTTGAGATGAACAAGCATGATAAAGGTGAATACCTCTTTGTTATTAAAGGATTTACACCTCAAAAGTTACCAGACGCTATAGAATTAAATGAGCATACTAATCCTTACAAAGGGTTACGTTCATTTGAAGTAAAAAAAGAAGATACTAAAAGATTCTTTGGGAGAACAGAACTAATCAATCAATTAGCTGATATTGTTGAAAAGCAAACTTTTACAATTGTATTAGGTGATTCTGGATCGGGAAAATCTAGCCTAGTGCAAGCAGGATTAATTCCTAAATTATGTCCTCAAGAAATTGGAGAAACTCCAAATTTAAGTAGTAACAATCACAATTGGATTTACCTTGGTTCAATGCGTCCTGGAGATTCTCCTTTTCAGGCTTTGTACAAAATACTAGACCCGCAATCTTCCACCTCCACTACACAACAGGCGGAAACTCAGAATAAATTTGTTCAGTTTTTTGAAAATCTACTAATTGGACTGAATCTGAAACAGAACAACTCAGCAAATGTTCACTCTTCTCAACCTCCTTCTATGCATAGAGCATTAGAAGCGTTTAATGTTTTAAAGGATAGGCTTAAGGCTAAAAGTCAGCAAGACCATAATTCTAAGATGATCTTAGTTATAGACCAGTTTGAAGAATTAATAACTTTCAGCAAAAAGGAAGAGAAAAAGAAAAAAGACGAGACAGAACAAGATAAATTTATCAGTCAACTTAGTAAAATTATCGGAAACAAAGACTATTCAGAATACTTACGTGTGGTACTGACATTACGTTCAGACTTTGAACCGCAGTTTAAAGAAAAAGAAGGATTGAAGGATTATTGGAGTGAAAATTCACAATTTTGGGTTACACCCATGGATCGTCAGCAATTGCGAGAAGCAATTGAAGAACCAGCAGCACAAAAAGTGGTATTTTTTGAGTCTCCTGAGTTAATAGACAAGTTAATTAATGAAGTGGCAGATACGCCTGGAGCTTTGCCTTTACTTTCCTTTACCTTAAGCGAGATTTACCATAAATATTTAGAAAGTGCAAGAGAAGACAGAACTCTCACTAAAGATGATTACAACAGCCTTGGCAGTGTTAGGAGTTCAATAACCAAGAAAGCTACAGAAGTTTATAATAATTTGTGTGAAAAAAAAGAAAAGGGTGAAGAAATTAACGAAAACATGATTCGTTATATAATGCTGCGAATGGTATCAGTAGAAGGAAACGAATTAGCTCGCAGACGGGTAAGAAAAGAGGAATTAATATATCCAAAATCAGTTAATAAATATGTTGATTTAGTAATTAATGAATTTGTTAATGCTCGGTTGTTAATCACTGGACTAGATGCCAACAACAAAGAATGTGTAGAACCTGCTCATGATGAGTTAGTGAGGGGATGGTCTCAATTGCAGCAATGGCTGAACCAGGAGAAAAAAGAACATTTGGCTATTCAAAGGCGTTTAACTGATGCTGCTTTTGATTGGAAGGAAAAACAAAGAAAATCACAGCTTCTTTGGAATGGTAGTCCTTATTTAGAGGTTTTAAAAAAAGAGGTACTGAACGATGAAACTCACAACTGGTTAAATCAGTTGGAAACTGAGTTTGTTAAGTCTAGCATCCGGCAAAAACACTTGAATACAAACTTACGAAGGGTCGTTGTAATTGGTGTAATTGGGTTAATTACCCTTGCTGGGATCTTTGGGCGAAATAAAGAAATAGAGCAAATCCGTGCTTTAACAGCGTCCGCGAATACGGACTTGAGCGTAAATCGAGAGTTGAATGCTTTAATAAGCAGCCTACAAGCTGGAAAGAAACTCAAACAGTCACGCTTGTTGCAATTTTTTCAGCCAGATACACAACTACAAAACACATTAAATTTAACATTGCAAAAAGCAGTTGAGCGAGTTAAAGAACGCAATATTTTAGTATTGTCGCCAGACGAAATAGATAAAAATGATATAAAAGTGATTTTCAGCTCTGACGAGGAATTACTAGCTATTGTTAAAAAGCCTTATTCGGAAGATGGTAACACTGTTCTGGATAGTACGGTTGACTTGTGGAGCCGTTCAGGTAAACATCTTCAAAAATCATTCAAGATACCTAAGTTGTTAGACGTCAGTTTTAGTTCCAATAGCCAACAACTGGTTGCCATTAGCACTGACAATACTATTAGCTGGTGGGATTTGGAAAGCAATCAGAAGAGTCAATCGCATACATTATTTAACACCAAATCACCTATATTTAAGAGTGTGGTAGAAAAAGGGCTTTCTTCAGCAAATGTAATGATTGATTCCAATAATAGGCTGCTTGTGTCGGTTCAAGAAGAGAATTCCATCGTCCGTTTGTTTGACTTTAAGCAAGGAAATTTGTTAGCTAAATTCAATAAGCCAAACGCTCCTGGTAGCGAATATTATGCGGCTTTTAGCCTTAACGGCGAATTACAAGCTACTATTTCCAATAGCGGCACTGTCAGCTTATGGGATTCAAAGGGCAAAAAACTAGACGACATCGGGGGATGTAGAATTTTAGTTCAAGACAGCACACCAATGACAAATGTTAGTATTAGTCCCGATGGCAAGCTTCTTGCTACTGCTGCATTTGAAAATGGAAACGGCATCATTTGCTTGTGGAATTTAAAGAGCAAGCAGTTAATTAAATTTAGGGGCAATCAAGGTCTAATCAACAGTGTCAGTTTTAGCCCTGATAGCAAACAATTAGCTACTATTGGAAGAGATGGCACTATTCGCTTATGGGAAGGTTGGGAAGGTCAACCCCTAGTAGCAGTCAAAGGACAAAATACGGTTACTAGCGTTAGCCTTAGCCCTGATAACAAGCTAATAGCTACTGGTGAAGAAGAAGGCACTGTCCGTTTGTGGAATTGGAAGCTGCAACAAAAACCAATCCGCGAATTCCCACTTCAAAATTCAGGCCAAATTTGGGGTTTGATTTTTAGTTCTGATGGTAATTTACTGGCTACTGGTAAAGAAGATGGTACTATCAGCTTATGGGATTTGAGGAAGTCGAACAACCAGCAACCGTTAGCTCGATTTACCGGACCAGCACTTAGCGTAGGTTCTGCTAGTTTTGCTCGAGATCCATTATGGACTTTTGGCTTTAACAAAGATAACAACTTGCTAGCTACTGTTGACTCTCATACTTCTAATAATGCTATTGTCTACCCGTGGAATGGGCAAACTCCACAAAATCCGACCATACTCTCTCGAAATTTGCCAGAGTATGATGTCAACAAAATCCGTAGCGTCAGTTTTAATCCTAATAGTAGCTTGCTAGTTACTGGTGACTCACACGGCGAGATAAGTTTTTGGGACTGGAAAAATAAGCAGAAACTGCCAACGAAATTTAAAGAACATAGAGATGGGGTGAACAGCGTGATTTTTAGTCATGATGGAAGTATGCTGGCTACCGCCGGAAACGATGGCATCGCCCGCTTATGGCTAGATTTAGTAAATTACAAGTTTTTAGAATTAAAAGGACATATCTACGGGATTAATCAGGTAATTTTTAACTCGAAGAATAATTTAGTAGCAACTGCTGGAAGAGATGGTACGGTTCGTTTGTGGAACTTGAATGGTCAGCAGTTAGCAGAATACCAGATAGATCAAAGTAATCGTGATTACTGGGTTACAAGCATTAGTTTTAGCCCGGATGGTAAGCAACTAGCTGCTGTAGGACAAGATACTACAAGAGGGTCGTGGCAAGCTAAGATGTGGCAGGTTGAAGGATTAGATGAGTTGATGGTAAGGGGTTGCAATTGGGTGCGTAGCTATCTTGAGAATAATCCCAATGTTAAAAATGGCGATCGCAAGCTTTGTAATGACATTCCCGATAAACGCTCTTAG
- a CDS encoding type II toxin-antitoxin system RelE/ParE family toxin, with the protein MANYILLNGNADVAVKFLNAAEVTFEQLLQTPKIGKVTQLVVSRLGEIRQWRIKDFKDYLIFYRIQDTTVEILRVFHGARDLADVLSELDEEI; encoded by the coding sequence TTGGCAAATTATATATTGCTCAATGGCAATGCGGATGTAGCTGTTAAATTTTTAAATGCTGCGGAAGTGACTTTTGAACAGTTGCTACAAACTCCTAAAATCGGAAAAGTGACCCAATTGGTGGTGTCGAGATTGGGCGAAATTAGACAATGGCGTATTAAAGATTTTAAGGATTATTTAATTTTCTATCGTATTCAAGATACTACCGTTGAGATTTTACGGGTATTTCATGGAGCAAGAGATTTAGCAGATGTACTTAGCGAGTTAGATGAAGAAATTTAA
- a CDS encoding WD40 repeat domain-containing protein, whose amino-acid sequence MGCAARYVLKILQGHTNEVWSVAWSPDGCTLLSGSTDETMRLWDVDTGECTKVLRSDRLYEGMNIAGVTGLTAAQRAALLALGAVEGVR is encoded by the coding sequence ATGGGATGTGCAGCAAGGTACGTGCTTAAGATATTGCAAGGACATACTAATGAGGTTTGGTCTGTTGCTTGGAGTCCGGATGGATGTACCTTATTAAGTGGTAGTACGGATGAGACGATGAGGCTTTGGGATGTAGATACTGGGGAATGTACAAAAGTATTGAGAAGCGATCGTCTTTATGAGGGTATGAATATTGCGGGTGTAACTGGGTTAACAGCAGCACAGAGAGCAGCACTCTTAGCTTTGGGGGCTGTGGAGGGTGTAAGGTAG
- a CDS encoding ribbon-helix-helix domain-containing protein — protein sequence MNINIDIPDKVRVYVEAQVIAGAYNSISEYFLDLVQQDQKRKAQEKLEALLLEGIDSPGQEVTPEYWHSLRSMVLGENNMENSNEA from the coding sequence ATGAATATCAACATCGATATACCTGATAAGGTGCGCGTTTACGTTGAGGCACAAGTAATAGCTGGTGCTTACAATAGCATTAGCGAATATTTTTTAGATTTAGTACAGCAAGACCAAAAACGCAAAGCACAAGAAAAGTTGGAAGCTCTTTTACTCGAAGGTATTGATTCTCCAGGACAGGAAGTCACACCAGAATATTGGCACTCTTTGCGTTCTATGGTTTTGGGTGAGAATAATATGGAGAACTCGAACGAAGCATGA
- a CDS encoding LuxR C-terminal-related transcriptional regulator — protein MLRSIAKGNKNQQISTVLNIAESTVKL, from the coding sequence GTGCTGCGCTCTATCGCAAAAGGCAATAAGAACCAGCAAATTAGCACTGTCCTCAATATCGCTGAGAGTACCGTCAAGCTTTGA
- a CDS encoding caspase family protein has translation MSNHIYALLVGINTYHPQSEVSSLDGCVNDIEAVEAYLKGRIDKKWNVKAKILKNEEATRQNIINAFDNYLCQATSGDVALFYYAGHGAQARTPEQLKHLDPNGLLQSIVCYDSRTENGWDLADKELRYLIYKVAQKNSEILVIMDCCHSGTGTRNPEVKVRQTYEDLRDRPYESLIFATDKNALIQPFNDGKVSTLVQGKHVAIAACRSHETAKEYKTEDYKNRGAFSYFLLQTLEKSNGNLTYSDLLRNVNALVSGKILEQSPQLEAICKEDFKKIFLGGAIKEIPIYFTLSYSDKNKTKHSWVIDGGTLNGIPSNSQNGDTLLAIFPVGSNPEEMREISNALGTVQVTEVVAQQSKVIITEGNEKLDKNESYWAVVTHLPLKRLKVYIEGEQGDEIGVELALQALNKAAAEENPSLFVEKVDEAKDADYRLLARQGQYWIIEQTTDRPIVAPIPEKSDIQGYTAKRARQTIQRLEHIARWINILELDSPANSTIKAEDVEMEIIVVSGDKPSSTYENNLYKQESYFHLEYFNKNGEWQPPELKIRLKNNSHKTIYCNILDLSGNFAVYAEFFTPEKSSIRLEPNSERTTDEGEMKIPEDYLKQGIAEYKEILKLIVSTSEFNASLLEQDELDVPPPTYRSVPLTGGTLDKLMAQVYSRKWESKSKGKLDDWMTKQVTLKIVRPQ, from the coding sequence ATGTCCAACCATATTTACGCTTTGCTAGTTGGTATTAATACTTATCATCCTCAATCTGAAGTTTCTTCCTTAGATGGCTGTGTTAACGATATTGAAGCGGTAGAAGCATATTTAAAAGGACGCATTGATAAAAAATGGAATGTTAAAGCAAAAATACTGAAAAACGAAGAAGCGACTCGGCAAAATATTATTAACGCCTTTGACAATTATCTCTGCCAAGCAACAAGCGGTGATGTGGCGCTATTTTACTATGCAGGTCATGGTGCCCAGGCAAGAACACCAGAACAATTAAAACATTTAGACCCGAACGGCTTACTTCAAAGTATAGTTTGCTATGATAGCCGCACCGAGAATGGTTGGGATTTAGCCGACAAAGAACTACGTTACTTAATTTACAAAGTGGCACAAAAAAATTCTGAAATCTTAGTTATTATGGATTGCTGTCATTCTGGAACTGGTACAAGAAACCCAGAAGTTAAAGTGCGTCAAACATATGAAGACTTGCGCGATCGCCCTTACGAAAGTTTGATTTTTGCAACAGATAAAAACGCACTTATTCAACCATTCAACGATGGGAAAGTTTCAACTTTAGTTCAAGGAAAACACGTTGCAATAGCTGCCTGCCGTTCCCACGAAACAGCGAAGGAATATAAAACTGAAGACTACAAAAACAGAGGTGCTTTTTCTTATTTCTTATTGCAAACATTAGAGAAAAGTAATGGTAATTTAACTTACAGCGACTTGTTGAGAAATGTTAATGCTTTAGTTAGTGGAAAAATATTAGAGCAATCACCACAATTAGAAGCAATATGCAAAGAAGATTTTAAAAAGATATTCTTAGGGGGTGCAATTAAAGAAATACCTATTTACTTTACCTTGAGCTATAGCGATAAAAATAAGACTAAACACAGTTGGGTAATAGATGGCGGTACGTTGAATGGCATTCCCAGTAACTCTCAAAATGGAGATACTTTATTAGCAATTTTTCCAGTAGGAAGTAACCCTGAAGAAATGCGCGAAATTTCTAATGCTTTAGGTACAGTTCAAGTTACTGAAGTAGTCGCCCAGCAGAGCAAAGTGATAATTACAGAAGGGAACGAAAAGCTAGATAAAAATGAAAGTTATTGGGCTGTTGTTACCCATTTACCTCTAAAGCGTTTGAAGGTTTATATTGAAGGCGAACAAGGTGATGAAATAGGTGTAGAACTGGCACTACAAGCACTAAATAAAGCTGCGGCTGAGGAAAATCCTTCGTTATTTGTTGAGAAAGTTGATGAAGCAAAAGATGCGGATTATCGTTTATTAGCCCGCCAAGGGCAATACTGGATTATTGAACAGACGACTGACCGTCCTATAGTTGCTCCCATTCCCGAAAAATCTGATATTCAAGGTTACACAGCAAAACGCGCCCGTCAAACTATTCAACGCTTAGAACATATCGCTCGTTGGATAAACATTTTAGAACTAGACAGCCCAGCAAACAGCACCATTAAAGCTGAAGACGTAGAGATGGAGATTATTGTTGTGTCAGGAGATAAACCATCTTCAACCTATGAAAATAATCTCTATAAACAAGAGTCGTACTTCCATCTAGAGTATTTTAATAAAAATGGAGAATGGCAACCACCAGAACTCAAAATCAGGCTGAAAAATAACAGCCACAAAACTATCTATTGTAATATCTTAGACCTATCTGGTAATTTCGCTGTATATGCTGAATTCTTTACTCCAGAAAAGAGTAGCATTCGCTTAGAACCTAATTCAGAAAGAACAACTGATGAAGGCGAGATGAAAATTCCCGAAGATTATTTAAAACAAGGAATTGCTGAATACAAAGAAATTTTGAAATTAATTGTCAGTACGTCAGAGTTTAATGCCAGTTTATTAGAGCAAGATGAACTTGATGTTCCACCACCTACATACCGCAGTGTGCCATTAACTGGAGGAACTCTCGATAAATTAATGGCGCAAGTTTATTCTCGCAAATGGGAGTCAAAAAGTAAGGGTAAACTTGACGATTGGATGACAAAACAAGTCACTTTGAAGATTGTACGTCCACAATAA